In the genome of Streptomyces pactum, one region contains:
- a CDS encoding IclR family transcriptional regulator: MAAANGGAACEPTLITSVQRALRLLEAAGSQPAGAPAKRLARAAGLPLPTAYHLLRTLTHEGYLRRDSGVFRLGEAAERLGRAGARACHRAALSRALRGLGEELGVAVYFSVYREGEVEVVAMADGPDVPAVEEWADFRRTAHAHAIGQCLLAQLGERDREDHLSRHPVQAITPYSVRDAADLRRRLAGRCPAQPVYERQEYVLGTVCGAFPVTAGPAAATLAVSVPCSKAERLRPAMDSLRSRVNYIISPLSFSISI; this comes from the coding sequence TTGGCGGCAGCAAACGGGGGTGCGGCCTGTGAGCCCACCCTGATCACCTCGGTGCAGCGCGCCCTCCGGCTGCTGGAAGCCGCCGGGTCCCAGCCCGCCGGTGCTCCGGCGAAGCGACTCGCCCGGGCCGCCGGGCTGCCCCTGCCCACCGCCTACCACCTGCTCCGCACCCTGACCCACGAGGGCTATCTGCGCCGGGACAGCGGTGTGTTCCGGCTCGGGGAGGCGGCCGAGCGGCTGGGCCGGGCCGGTGCCCGCGCGTGCCACCGGGCCGCCCTCTCCCGCGCGCTGCGCGGGCTCGGCGAGGAGTTGGGGGTGGCTGTGTACTTCTCCGTGTACCGGGAAGGCGAAGTCGAGGTCGTCGCCATGGCCGACGGCCCGGATGTCCCCGCCGTCGAGGAGTGGGCCGACTTCCGGCGTACCGCGCACGCGCACGCCATCGGCCAGTGCCTGCTCGCCCAGCTCGGCGAACGGGACCGGGAGGACCACCTCTCCCGGCATCCGGTACAGGCCATCACGCCGTACTCGGTGCGGGACGCGGCCGACCTGCGGCGCCGGCTCGCCGGCCGGTGCCCGGCACAACCGGTGTACGAAAGACAGGAGTACGTACTGGGAACTGTCTGCGGCGCGTTTCCCGTCACGGCGGGTCCAGCGGCGGCCACGCTGGCGGTTTCCGTACCCTGCAGCAAAGCGGAACGACTCCGTCCAGCGATGGATTCGCTACGCTCCAGAGTCAACTACATCATCAGCCCTCTCTCGTTCTCTATCAGTATCTGA
- a CDS encoding metallophosphoesterase, producing the protein MGPGHTMVDRPLVPPEDRPTVTLTPVPDPARTGDAPTGPGPLYVVGDVHGYLDELLAALAAEGLVDADGNWSAGNTRLWFLGDFTDRGPDGIGVIDLVMQLSAQAAAAGGYCKALMGNHELLLIGAKRFGDTPVSSGAGTASFQAAWLLNGGQRTDMERLQDHHLQWMSRLDAMAEEDGHLLVHSDTTAYLEYGDSIEAVNDAVTEALQRSDADECWDLFRKFTKRFAFRDEEAGPMAVRELLQTYGGQRIVHGHSPIPYLLGEVGSEDGEDGGAPPVEGPHVYADDLAIAMDGGVTMAGKLLVVQLPLPA; encoded by the coding sequence ATGGGTCCCGGTCACACCATGGTGGACCGCCCGCTGGTGCCGCCGGAGGACCGGCCCACCGTGACCCTCACCCCCGTGCCCGACCCGGCCCGCACCGGTGACGCGCCCACCGGCCCCGGCCCGCTCTACGTCGTCGGCGACGTGCACGGCTACCTCGACGAACTGCTCGCGGCGCTCGCCGCCGAGGGGCTCGTCGACGCCGACGGCAATTGGTCGGCGGGGAACACCCGGCTGTGGTTCCTCGGCGACTTCACCGACCGCGGCCCGGACGGCATCGGCGTCATCGACCTGGTGATGCAGCTCTCCGCCCAGGCCGCCGCCGCCGGCGGCTACTGCAAGGCCCTGATGGGCAACCACGAGCTGCTGCTGATCGGCGCCAAGCGGTTCGGCGACACCCCGGTCAGCTCCGGCGCGGGCACCGCCTCCTTCCAGGCCGCCTGGCTGCTCAACGGCGGCCAGCGCACCGACATGGAGCGGCTCCAGGACCACCACCTGCAGTGGATGTCCCGGCTCGACGCGATGGCCGAGGAGGACGGGCACCTGCTGGTGCACTCCGACACCACCGCCTACCTGGAGTACGGCGACTCCATCGAGGCGGTCAACGACGCGGTGACCGAGGCGCTGCAGCGCAGCGACGCCGACGAGTGCTGGGACCTGTTCCGCAAGTTCACCAAGCGCTTCGCCTTCCGCGACGAGGAGGCCGGGCCGATGGCGGTGCGGGAACTGCTCCAGACCTACGGCGGGCAGCGCATCGTGCACGGCCACAGCCCCATCCCGTACCTGCTGGGAGAGGTCGGCTCCGAGGACGGCGAGGACGGCGGCGCGCCGCCGGTGGAGGGCCCGCACGTCTACGCCGACGACCTCGCCATCGCCATGGACGGCGGCGTCACCATGGCCGGCAAGCTCCTGGTCGTCCAACTGCCGCTGCCGGCCTGA
- a CDS encoding LacI family DNA-binding transcriptional regulator: MTAAGKHQVSGPTSRRLGRAGIRDVAAAAGVSITTVSDALNGKGRLPDATRRHVREVAERLGYRPSAAARTLRTGKSGLIGLTVTTYGDEPFTFTEFAYFAEMARAATSAALARGYALVILPATSRHDVWSNVALDGTVVIDPSDQDPVVAELLRQGIPVVSDGRPAGALPVTAWVDNDHEAAVTDLLEHLAEAGARRVGLLTGTTTDTYTRLSTAAYLKWCERVGQDPVYEEYPAHDPCAGAVAADRLLARPDRPDAVYGLFDPNGTDLLAAARRYGLRVPDDLLLVCCSESAVYAATDPPITTLSLKPRRIGTAVVQLLIDAIEGHDAGRPVERVIPTELMVRTSSQRRPPRTTVSPPRGPTRG, translated from the coding sequence ATGACAGCAGCAGGGAAGCACCAGGTGAGCGGCCCCACCAGCCGCCGGTTGGGGCGGGCGGGCATCCGGGACGTTGCCGCCGCGGCCGGCGTCTCCATCACGACTGTCTCCGACGCCCTCAACGGCAAGGGCCGGCTACCGGACGCCACGCGCCGCCACGTCCGCGAGGTCGCCGAGCGGCTCGGCTACCGGCCGTCCGCCGCCGCCCGCACGCTCCGCACCGGGAAATCCGGCCTGATCGGTCTCACCGTGACCACCTACGGCGACGAACCGTTCACCTTCACCGAGTTCGCGTACTTCGCCGAGATGGCGCGGGCCGCCACCTCGGCCGCCCTCGCCCGCGGGTACGCGCTCGTCATCCTGCCCGCCACCTCCCGCCACGACGTGTGGTCCAACGTCGCCCTGGACGGCACCGTGGTGATCGACCCGTCCGACCAGGACCCGGTCGTCGCCGAGCTGCTCCGGCAGGGCATCCCGGTGGTCAGCGACGGCCGCCCGGCGGGCGCCCTGCCGGTCACCGCCTGGGTGGACAACGACCACGAGGCCGCCGTCACCGATCTGCTGGAGCACCTGGCCGAGGCCGGCGCCCGCCGGGTCGGCCTGCTCACCGGGACCACCACCGACACCTACACCCGGCTGTCCACCGCCGCGTACCTCAAGTGGTGCGAGCGGGTCGGCCAGGACCCGGTGTACGAGGAGTACCCGGCCCACGACCCGTGCGCCGGGGCCGTCGCCGCGGACCGGTTACTGGCCCGCCCGGACCGGCCGGACGCGGTCTACGGCCTCTTCGACCCCAACGGCACGGACCTGCTGGCCGCCGCCCGCCGCTACGGCCTGCGCGTCCCCGACGACCTGCTGCTGGTCTGCTGCAGCGAGTCGGCCGTCTACGCGGCCACCGACCCGCCGATCACCACCCTCTCCCTCAAACCCCGCCGGATCGGCACCGCCGTGGTGCAGCTGCTGATCGACGCCATCGAGGGCCACGACGCGGGCCGCCCGGTGGAGCGGGTGATACCGACCGAGCTGATGGTGCGGACCTCCTCGCAGCGGCGGCCACCGCGCACCACGGTCAGCCCGCCACGCGGTCCCACCCGGGGCTGA
- a CDS encoding DUF5326 family protein yields MATKNIFRGLPWWVTWVLVPLLVLAVFGGLIFSVLGFLAWLAFRVLLLVALIAGLIYAVRKFTSSSSSSRGDW; encoded by the coding sequence GTGGCCACGAAGAACATTTTCCGGGGTCTGCCGTGGTGGGTGACGTGGGTGCTGGTGCCGCTCCTGGTCCTCGCGGTCTTCGGCGGCCTGATCTTCTCCGTCCTGGGCTTCCTCGCCTGGCTGGCGTTCCGGGTGCTGCTGCTGGTGGCCCTGATCGCCGGTTTGATCTACGCCGTCCGGAAATTCACCTCTTCATCGTCTTCGTCCCGAGGTGACTGGTAA
- a CDS encoding bifunctional serine/threonine-protein kinase/glutamate ABC transporter substrate-binding protein, with amino-acid sequence MARVIDGRFELLARLGGGGMGLVWRARDLVLHREVAVKEVRPSDPGLVEYDPAAADALRSRVLREARALARISHPNVVTIHHIVDGSEYPFPWLVMELVTGGSLHDRLADGPLGPAEAADLGRGVLAGLCAAHAADIQHRDIKPANILLRPDGRPLLTDFGIAAVQGSTALTAVGALIGTPDYMAPERVAGGEGGPAADLWSLALTLYVAVEGRNPLRRGNTLATLAAVLGEDVPPPRNAGPLTEALTAVLVRDPSSRPDAEALDLLLARAAGAPGPGAVAPGAPAGKAPSPGAAAPGPPGGSEPGPGAVVPGQPAGNTPGGGAPPRGAPGAAASGPPTAAGPGPGSAPRAAPAPVAPGFGPAPGMPGVPAGTPSGLATPSGTGSRSGPGFPSGTGFPSGPGTPPPGGRPGPAPDGPVAGPAPTGPAPSAAAGFPGAGAPPAVAPAPVSVPLPYPAPEALRRPPAPARRRRVWLSAAALGAVALAGTLVWSLLPSGSDPSGSDPGGKGRADQGRESPAGTEGTDTGGGKGDGPEQPGGKKITIGVKADQPGLSVKGTDGSYAGFEVDTATYVAESLGYRPENIEWRPVTSAQRETMLQNGTVDFLVATYTITQDRTRRVDFAGPYLVAHQDVLLRADDTAVRSAADLNGRKVCSVLGSTPARNLKATVAPEAELQELSSLNSCLTELRNGAVDAVTTDDAILAGLAARERGTFRLGGFGLSEERYAIGVRKGSPLKKKISDALEKMVRDGSWERALRKNLPGLDAEAPTVS; translated from the coding sequence GTGGCGCGGGTGATCGACGGCCGCTTCGAGCTGCTGGCGCGGCTCGGGGGCGGCGGCATGGGACTGGTGTGGCGGGCACGGGACCTGGTGCTGCACCGGGAGGTGGCGGTCAAGGAGGTACGCCCGTCCGACCCCGGCCTCGTCGAGTACGACCCCGCGGCGGCGGACGCCCTGCGGTCCCGGGTGCTGCGCGAGGCCCGCGCACTGGCCCGGATCAGTCACCCCAACGTGGTGACGATCCACCACATCGTGGACGGCTCCGAGTACCCGTTCCCCTGGCTGGTCATGGAGCTGGTGACCGGCGGATCGCTCCACGACCGCCTCGCCGACGGGCCGCTCGGCCCCGCCGAGGCGGCGGACCTGGGCCGCGGGGTGCTGGCCGGACTGTGCGCGGCGCACGCGGCGGACATCCAGCACCGGGACATCAAACCGGCCAACATCCTGCTGCGTCCCGACGGGCGGCCCCTCCTCACCGACTTCGGCATCGCGGCCGTCCAGGGCTCCACCGCGCTCACGGCGGTGGGCGCGCTCATCGGCACCCCCGACTACATGGCACCCGAGCGGGTGGCGGGCGGGGAGGGCGGCCCCGCGGCCGACCTGTGGTCGCTCGCCCTGACGCTCTACGTCGCCGTCGAGGGGCGGAACCCGCTGCGCCGTGGCAACACCCTCGCCACCCTCGCCGCCGTCCTCGGTGAGGACGTGCCGCCACCGCGGAACGCCGGCCCGCTGACGGAGGCGCTGACCGCGGTGCTCGTCCGCGACCCGTCGTCCCGCCCGGACGCGGAGGCACTGGACCTGTTGCTGGCCCGCGCCGCGGGGGCCCCGGGACCGGGCGCCGTCGCCCCGGGGGCGCCGGCCGGGAAGGCCCCGTCCCCGGGTGCCGCAGCGCCCGGTCCGCCGGGCGGAAGCGAGCCGGGTCCGGGTGCCGTGGTGCCGGGCCAGCCGGCCGGGAACACGCCGGGGGGCGGTGCCCCGCCGAGGGGCGCACCGGGTGCCGCGGCGTCCGGTCCACCGACGGCCGCGGGTCCGGGACCGGGGTCCGCACCCCGGGCCGCGCCCGCCCCCGTCGCACCCGGTTTCGGGCCCGCGCCGGGTATGCCGGGCGTACCGGCAGGGACCCCGTCCGGTTTGGCGACCCCGTCCGGCACCGGATCCCGGTCCGGCCCGGGGTTCCCGTCCGGCACCGGGTTCCCGTCCGGCCCGGGGACGCCGCCCCCGGGCGGGCGGCCGGGCCCGGCGCCGGACGGACCCGTGGCGGGCCCCGCGCCGACCGGCCCCGCGCCGTCCGCCGCGGCGGGGTTCCCGGGCGCCGGGGCCCCGCCGGCCGTCGCCCCCGCACCGGTCTCCGTCCCACTGCCGTACCCGGCCCCCGAAGCCCTCCGGCGGCCGCCCGCACCGGCCCGCCGCCGGAGGGTGTGGCTCTCCGCGGCCGCCCTCGGCGCGGTGGCGCTCGCCGGCACCCTGGTGTGGTCGCTGCTGCCGTCCGGCTCCGACCCGTCCGGTTCCGACCCGGGCGGCAAGGGCCGGGCCGACCAGGGACGGGAGTCGCCCGCCGGGACGGAGGGGACCGACACCGGTGGCGGAAAGGGGGACGGCCCGGAGCAGCCCGGCGGGAAGAAGATCACCATCGGGGTCAAGGCCGACCAGCCCGGCCTGTCGGTCAAGGGCACGGACGGCAGCTACGCGGGATTCGAGGTGGACACCGCCACCTATGTGGCCGAGTCGCTCGGGTACCGCCCCGAGAACATCGAGTGGCGGCCGGTGACCAGCGCCCAGCGCGAGACGATGCTGCAGAACGGCACCGTGGACTTCCTGGTCGCGACGTACACCATCACCCAGGACCGGACCCGGCGGGTGGACTTCGCCGGCCCCTATCTGGTGGCGCACCAGGACGTGCTGCTGCGGGCCGACGACACGGCCGTGCGGTCCGCCGCCGACCTCAACGGCAGAAAGGTCTGCTCGGTCCTCGGGAGCACTCCCGCGCGGAACCTCAAGGCGACGGTGGCGCCGGAGGCGGAACTCCAGGAGCTGAGCAGCCTCAACAGCTGTCTGACCGAGTTGCGCAACGGCGCGGTGGACGCCGTCACCACGGACGACGCGATCCTCGCCGGCCTCGCCGCCCGGGAGCGCGGCACCTTCCGACTCGGCGGGTTCGGCCTCAGCGAGGAGCGGTACGCCATCGGCGTGCGGAAGGGCAGCCCGCTCAAGAAGAAGATCTCGGACGCGCTGGAGAAGATGGTGCGCGACGGCAGCTGGGAGAGGGCGCTGCGCAAGAACCTGCCGGGGCTGGACGCCGAAGCCCCCACCGTGTCGTGA
- a CDS encoding cupin domain-containing protein — translation MKAFRLDELEAERVANDGAYLQFLRERNMSVGLYALDAGATDPQQPHRQDEVYLVVSGRASITVGQETTQVGRGSVVYVPAGVPHKFHHISEDLRVMVVFSPPES, via the coding sequence ATGAAGGCGTTCCGACTGGACGAGCTGGAGGCGGAGCGGGTCGCCAACGACGGCGCGTATCTGCAGTTCCTGCGGGAGCGGAACATGTCGGTCGGGCTGTACGCGCTGGACGCGGGCGCGACCGATCCGCAGCAGCCGCACCGCCAGGACGAGGTCTACCTGGTGGTGAGCGGGCGTGCCTCGATCACGGTCGGCCAGGAGACGACCCAGGTCGGGCGGGGCAGCGTGGTGTACGTGCCGGCCGGGGTGCCGCACAAGTTCCACCACATCAGCGAGGACCTGCGGGTGATGGTGGTCTTCTCCCCGCCGGAGAGCTGA
- a CDS encoding phage holin family protein: MKNFVVKTLANAGALAVAIWLLDKITLSGASFGRKTVTLILVALLFGVVNAIVKPIVKLLALPLFILTLGLITLVINALMLLLTSWLADKFDLAFHVEGFGTALVGGVIISVVAWALHVVLPDDKD; this comes from the coding sequence ATGAAGAATTTCGTAGTCAAGACGCTCGCGAACGCGGGAGCCCTGGCGGTGGCCATCTGGCTGCTCGACAAGATCACGCTGTCCGGCGCCTCGTTCGGCCGCAAGACGGTCACGCTGATCCTGGTCGCGCTGCTCTTCGGTGTGGTCAACGCCATCGTCAAGCCGATCGTGAAACTCCTCGCCCTGCCCCTGTTCATCCTCACGCTCGGCCTGATCACGCTGGTGATCAACGCGCTGATGCTGCTGCTCACCTCCTGGCTGGCCGACAAGTTCGACCTCGCCTTCCATGTGGAGGGCTTCGGCACCGCGCTGGTCGGCGGCGTGATCATCTCGGTTGTCGCCTGGGCGCTGCACGTGGTCCTCCCCGACGACAAGGACTGA
- the thiC gene encoding phosphomethylpyrimidine synthase ThiC: MTVQDAHTPASSGAEQVGWHKDYVVGSRPDLRVPVRRVHLTNGRDVRLYDTSGPYTDPAVETDVRRGLPPLRENWIIGRGDTEEYAGRPVRPEDDGIKHTSPRGGLRNLDAVFPGRPRQPRRGRGGAAVTQLAYARRGEITAEMEYVALRENVSPETVREEIAAGRAVLPANINHPEIEPMIIGKKFLVKVNANIGNSAVTSSIEEEVEKMTWATRWGADTVMDLSTGRNIHTTREWVLRNSPVPIGTVPLYQALEKVDGKAEELTWEIYKDTVIEQAEQGVDYMTVHAGVLLRYVPLTARRKTGIVSRGGSIMAAWCLAHHKESFLYENFEELCEILAAYDVTFSLGDGLRPGSIADANDEAQFAELKTLGELNRIAKAHHVQTMIEGPGHVPMHKIKENIDLQQEICEEAPFYTLGPLTTDVAAAYDHITSGIGAAMIAWWGTAMLCYVTPKEHLGLPDRDDVKTGVITYKIAAHAADLAKGHPGAQEWDDALSDARFEFRWEDQFNLALDPDTARSFHDETLPAEPAKTAHFCSMCGPKFCSMKISQDIRRQHGGEMDEIEAGMAEKSREFAEAGNRVYLPIAD, encoded by the coding sequence ATGACCGTTCAGGATGCGCACACGCCTGCCTCCAGCGGGGCCGAGCAGGTCGGCTGGCACAAGGACTACGTGGTCGGGTCCCGCCCCGACCTGCGGGTCCCGGTGCGGCGCGTGCACCTCACCAACGGCCGCGACGTGCGGCTTTACGACACCTCCGGCCCGTACACCGACCCCGCCGTGGAGACCGACGTGCGGCGCGGCCTCCCCCCGCTCCGGGAGAACTGGATCATCGGCCGGGGGGACACCGAGGAGTACGCCGGGCGCCCGGTGCGCCCGGAGGACGACGGGATCAAACACACCTCGCCCCGCGGCGGGCTGCGGAACCTCGACGCGGTCTTCCCCGGCCGTCCGAGGCAGCCCCGCCGCGGCCGGGGCGGGGCCGCGGTGACACAGCTGGCGTACGCCCGGCGCGGTGAGATCACCGCCGAGATGGAGTACGTGGCGCTGCGGGAGAACGTCTCGCCGGAGACGGTGCGCGAGGAGATCGCCGCCGGCCGCGCCGTCCTCCCGGCGAACATCAACCACCCGGAGATCGAGCCGATGATCATCGGCAAGAAGTTCCTGGTGAAGGTGAACGCCAACATCGGCAACTCCGCGGTCACCTCCTCCATCGAGGAGGAGGTGGAGAAGATGACCTGGGCCACCCGCTGGGGCGCCGACACGGTCATGGACCTGTCCACCGGCCGCAACATCCACACCACCCGCGAGTGGGTGCTGCGCAACTCCCCGGTGCCGATCGGCACCGTCCCGCTCTACCAGGCGCTGGAGAAGGTGGACGGCAAGGCCGAGGAGCTGACCTGGGAGATCTACAAGGACACCGTCATCGAGCAGGCCGAGCAGGGCGTGGACTACATGACCGTGCACGCCGGCGTGCTGCTGCGGTACGTCCCGCTGACCGCCCGCCGCAAGACCGGCATCGTCTCGCGCGGCGGCTCGATCATGGCCGCGTGGTGCCTGGCGCACCACAAGGAGAGCTTCCTGTACGAGAACTTCGAGGAGCTCTGCGAGATCCTCGCCGCGTACGACGTGACCTTCTCGCTCGGTGACGGGCTGCGGCCCGGGTCCATCGCGGACGCCAACGACGAGGCGCAGTTCGCGGAGTTGAAGACGCTCGGCGAGCTGAACCGGATCGCCAAGGCCCACCACGTGCAGACCATGATCGAAGGCCCGGGCCACGTCCCGATGCACAAGATCAAGGAGAACATCGACCTCCAGCAGGAGATCTGCGAGGAGGCGCCGTTCTACACCCTCGGCCCGCTCACCACCGATGTGGCGGCGGCCTACGACCACATCACCTCGGGCATCGGCGCGGCGATGATCGCCTGGTGGGGCACGGCGATGCTCTGCTACGTCACGCCCAAGGAGCACCTGGGCCTGCCCGACCGGGACGACGTGAAGACCGGTGTCATCACGTACAAGATCGCGGCGCACGCCGCGGACCTGGCCAAGGGACACCCGGGCGCCCAGGAGTGGGACGACGCGCTCTCCGACGCGCGGTTCGAGTTCCGCTGGGAGGACCAGTTCAACCTGGCACTCGACCCGGACACCGCCCGGTCCTTCCACGACGAGACACTGCCCGCCGAGCCGGCGAAGACCGCGCACTTCTGCTCCATGTGCGGACCGAAGTTCTGCTCGATGAAGATTTCCCAGGACATCCGCCGGCAGCACGGCGGGGAGATGGACGAGATCGAGGCCGGGATGGCGGAGAAGTCCCGGGAGTTCGCGGAGGCCGGCAACCGGGTCTACCTGCCCATCGCGGACTGA
- a CDS encoding SsgA family sporulation/cell division regulator, with amino-acid sequence MRDTVQAEVTMSFVVSQDLSFRIPVELAYDSNDPYAVEITFHLPGDAPVTWAFARELLLDGLSRPSGEGDVHIAPAGPETLGGNFGSPLWGSRADGSRGRGAGEVAQGVFIQLQVGGERALFRSGTAPLVAFLDRTDRLVPFGEEREVGDPVADLDAELDRILAEDRYAG; translated from the coding sequence ATGCGCGACACAGTCCAGGCGGAAGTGACGATGTCCTTCGTGGTCTCCCAGGACCTGTCCTTCCGTATCCCGGTCGAGCTGGCGTACGACAGCAATGATCCGTACGCCGTCGAAATCACCTTCCATCTCCCGGGGGACGCCCCCGTGACCTGGGCCTTCGCCCGGGAGTTGCTGCTCGACGGACTCAGCCGGCCCAGCGGGGAGGGAGACGTGCACATCGCTCCCGCCGGCCCCGAGACGCTGGGCGGGAACTTCGGTTCCCCGCTGTGGGGCTCGCGGGCCGACGGCTCCCGGGGCCGGGGCGCGGGCGAGGTGGCCCAGGGCGTGTTCATCCAGCTCCAAGTGGGTGGGGAGCGCGCGCTGTTCCGGTCCGGTACCGCCCCCCTCGTGGCGTTCCTGGACCGGACCGACCGGCTGGTGCCGTTCGGTGAGGAGCGCGAGGTGGGCGACCCGGTGGCCGATCTCGACGCGGAGCTCGACCGCATCCTGGCCGAGGACCGGTACGCGGGCTGA
- a CDS encoding BRO-N domain-containing protein yields the protein MSAYGLPRPPAARRDALDVSDFVYAATGARVRRLTLPDGEHWFPAADVCRQLGYTTTRKALLDHVPEAHREILETVTGRHSLGVPAGRQWRRDLQMIDLQGLVLLVNGCTKPSCRPFKEWVSEVISTLQRTGSYALEPPEPPDPVPRRRSGSVPAPADEADDIAAALARMEARDARFRAEVRDALRRVEQACTAMARSMPGTGCRPDSGGGDDRPDPRALRLRTEDLFAQWKARLRITEDVWAVAVTLLPALAETGRVSPAPEDLAARTGLTVQRVHACLRFLQKHRCIRQSGLTPEGVPVYVAELPPRR from the coding sequence ATGAGCGCATACGGATTGCCGCGGCCCCCTGCGGCCCGGCGCGACGCACTGGACGTCAGCGACTTCGTGTACGCGGCGACGGGTGCGCGGGTGCGGCGGCTGACGCTGCCCGACGGGGAGCACTGGTTTCCCGCCGCCGATGTCTGCCGGCAACTCGGGTACACCACGACCCGGAAGGCGCTGCTGGACCATGTGCCGGAGGCCCACCGAGAAATTCTGGAGACTGTGACTGGACGTCACAGTCTGGGCGTTCCCGCAGGTAGACAGTGGCGTCGAGACTTGCAGATGATCGATCTCCAGGGACTGGTCCTCCTCGTCAACGGCTGTACCAAACCCTCTTGCCGCCCGTTCAAGGAGTGGGTCTCGGAGGTGATATCCACCCTCCAGCGAACCGGCTCCTACGCGCTGGAACCACCGGAACCGCCGGACCCCGTGCCGCGTCGGCGATCAGGGTCCGTCCCGGCCCCGGCCGACGAGGCCGATGACATCGCGGCGGCGCTCGCGCGGATGGAGGCGCGGGACGCGCGCTTCCGGGCCGAGGTGCGGGACGCGCTGCGCCGCGTGGAGCAGGCCTGCACGGCCATGGCCCGGAGCATGCCCGGCACCGGGTGCCGGCCGGATTCCGGCGGCGGCGACGACCGTCCCGACCCACGGGCCCTGCGGCTGCGGACCGAGGATCTCTTCGCGCAGTGGAAGGCGCGGCTGCGCATCACCGAGGACGTCTGGGCGGTGGCCGTCACCCTGCTGCCCGCCCTGGCGGAGACCGGCCGGGTGAGCCCCGCGCCGGAGGACCTGGCGGCGCGGACCGGCCTGACCGTGCAGCGCGTCCACGCCTGTCTGCGCTTCCTGCAGAAGCACCGCTGCATCCGGCAGAGCGGTCTGACCCCGGAGGGCGTGCCGGTGTACGTGGCCGAACTGCCGCCCCGCCGCTGA
- the hisC gene encoding histidinol-phosphate transaminase, with the protein MSEKSPKLRAALDGIPTYRPGKPAAAGGPAAFKLSSNENPYPPLPGVLESATRAAASFNRYPDMACTALMAELSERFDVPVEHLATGTGSVGIAQQLVQSTAGPGDEVMYAWRSFEAYPIVTQVAGATSVQVPLDEHEGHDLEAMAAAITDRTRLIFVCNPNNPTGTAIRRAELERFLDRVPADVLVVVDEAYREFIRDEQVPDGIELYRDRPNVCVLRTFSKAYGLAGLRVGFAVAHEPVAAALRKTAVPFGVSQLAQDAAVASLRSEDLLRERVEALVAERARVSAALTAQGWTVPDSQANFVWLRLGERTQDFAAACEKAGVIVRPYGDEGVRISIGEVEGNDLFLRAAEEFRAGL; encoded by the coding sequence GTGTCCGAGAAGAGCCCCAAGCTGCGTGCCGCACTGGACGGCATTCCCACCTACCGGCCGGGGAAGCCCGCCGCGGCGGGCGGCCCGGCCGCCTTCAAACTGTCCTCCAACGAGAACCCCTACCCGCCGCTGCCGGGGGTGCTGGAGAGCGCCACCCGGGCCGCCGCGTCGTTCAACCGCTACCCCGACATGGCCTGCACCGCGCTGATGGCGGAGCTGTCCGAGCGGTTCGACGTGCCGGTGGAGCACCTGGCGACCGGGACCGGCTCGGTGGGCATCGCCCAGCAGCTGGTGCAGTCCACCGCCGGACCGGGGGACGAGGTGATGTACGCCTGGCGGTCCTTCGAGGCCTACCCGATCGTCACGCAGGTGGCCGGGGCCACCTCGGTGCAGGTGCCGCTGGACGAGCACGAGGGCCACGACCTGGAGGCGATGGCCGCCGCGATCACCGACCGCACCCGGCTGATCTTCGTCTGCAACCCGAACAACCCCACCGGCACCGCGATCCGCCGCGCCGAGCTGGAGCGTTTCCTGGACCGGGTGCCCGCCGACGTGCTGGTGGTGGTCGACGAGGCGTACCGGGAGTTCATCCGCGACGAGCAGGTGCCGGACGGCATCGAGCTCTACCGGGACCGGCCGAACGTCTGCGTGCTGCGCACCTTCTCCAAGGCGTACGGCCTGGCCGGGCTGCGGGTCGGCTTCGCGGTGGCGCACGAGCCGGTGGCGGCGGCGCTGCGCAAGACGGCGGTGCCGTTCGGCGTGAGCCAGCTCGCCCAGGACGCCGCGGTGGCCTCGCTGCGCAGCGAGGACCTGCTGCGCGAGCGGGTGGAGGCCCTGGTGGCCGAGCGGGCCCGGGTCTCGGCGGCGCTCACCGCGCAGGGCTGGACGGTGCCGGACTCGCAGGCGAACTTCGTCTGGCTGCGGCTGGGGGAGCGCACCCAGGACTTCGCCGCCGCCTGTGAGAAGGCCGGCGTGATCGTCCGGCCGTACGGGGACGAGGGCGTGCGGATCTCCATCGGCGAGGTGGAGGGCAACGACCTGTTCCTCCGGGCCGCGGAGGAGTTCCGGGCCGGCCTGTGA